A part of Bacillus paramycoides genomic DNA contains:
- a CDS encoding SIR2 family NAD-dependent protein deacylase — MRGNNKIINKRGGSVMGDMTYLPDQHHIEKIRESLWCGREYGNVSIMVGAGFSLNAEKLSYNSDSFLLWNQLGEKMKGELHPYDSSYNQDVLKLASEYEEVFGRQALDQLILNSLPDENYVPGNLHKMLLSLPWADVYTTNYDTLLERTTKYIYDRNYSLVLNTSDIPNRMKPRIVKLHGSFPSHRPFIFTEEDYRTYPKKYAPFVNMVQQTIMENVLCLVGFSGDDPNFLNWIGWVRDNLGENTPPIYFCGFVSSTQRRMLEARGIIPIDFSPLFPNHKYPGVLKHKKALEWFLLNLKCGRKADVLRWPSLETIEYDGHEDIPDIPVKNYKNESIRSDFGYGEEIKEEELLKIARYWKHIRLLHPGWVITPRSNRKDLWLETDWVIDEILNNIHKLTDVDALMLIYELNWRIETSLLPIEPRWKNKMIIIIEKFNEIFQTNYLHRNPEQLKNFKSNLDSNIDWQFLQKCWVELIFSIIREARCNHNVEEFNWWLNTTKDSVQINSEWISRWYYEQALFHLFKLDQDGVKRILKEWPKNKNTPFWQVKRASIFAELGEIIEAERECEEALEEIRIRLQANRIDISLLSQEGWTMYLLRMIKHDGMRFKDLGEYRDRWTKLSQYKCSPFQEIEIMDSLLKDSAPDLKKKVNEDFDPGIKTYHFSYGTNNEKIHLSFEFLRLFEEVAMPKRCQIIAVFNKSVINATKWIDFVAPLLSMSALIRTGDSKAIKNKFTRAYIVSLTDERVEYFYELFVPALKQALKGISQGEDIYGFSHRHFPNLLEIISRIYFRFSKEKKEEIFSLMIKMYNSKEIQNCYSLHFNLRSMFKRVLYGMHDEEICQQFNDLLELPIIGENGLDERMDSTWLEPFHFIEWGENYRVYRPDEILGQAITRLIKLVRHSSVTTRDRAVLRLFKLFQIHGLTEEQCGEFADALYTNVDNETGLPKTSILYNSSFLRLPKKNEEQVQQNYYNWIIEQDVPSIFVKDGVYNGASKYKKFVNEWINSANSIFSDKVDPEDINYSEEDCMELLKKILVWWDSERKNRILDEDMFQGHPITDIYNLTYLMIHVIFPKLKVIDNRTREKIRSLFEEIEERGIIITHILPSTLHLEIYETNYIYQKLKKELDSNDEEKVKYSSQGCLFWIIYNNRKIASEIPIILLYNWVNKVYSRRQPGLDHILQDIGTCLLYVPNALNEMQWDYILEGLEYLIEETDINVIMQESKFQLFSRAEYANYKQLCVRLAGVSYKSFEENGKNIPDILIKWKDICNSDSLPEVRKHLYLFLNRTE, encoded by the coding sequence GTGCGTGGTAATAATAAAATTATTAATAAAAGAGGAGGGAGTGTTATGGGGGATATGACTTATTTACCTGATCAACATCATATTGAAAAGATAAGAGAAAGCCTTTGGTGTGGAAGGGAATATGGGAATGTTTCTATAATGGTAGGGGCTGGTTTTAGTTTAAATGCCGAAAAACTATCGTATAATTCAGATTCCTTTTTACTATGGAATCAACTGGGAGAAAAAATGAAGGGTGAATTACACCCTTATGATAGTAGTTATAACCAGGATGTTTTAAAGCTTGCAAGTGAATATGAAGAAGTTTTCGGGAGACAGGCTCTTGATCAACTAATTTTAAATTCGCTACCAGATGAAAATTATGTACCTGGTAACTTACATAAAATGTTGTTATCACTGCCTTGGGCTGATGTCTACACAACAAATTATGATACGCTTTTAGAAAGAACAACAAAATATATATATGATAGAAATTATAGTTTAGTACTAAATACCTCAGATATACCGAATCGTATGAAACCTAGAATCGTAAAATTACATGGAAGTTTCCCGTCACATAGGCCATTTATTTTTACTGAAGAAGACTATCGAACTTATCCTAAAAAATATGCTCCATTTGTTAATATGGTACAACAAACTATTATGGAGAATGTATTATGTTTAGTTGGTTTTTCAGGGGATGATCCGAATTTTTTAAATTGGATAGGTTGGGTAAGAGATAATTTAGGTGAAAATACTCCACCTATTTATTTTTGTGGATTTGTTTCCTCTACACAACGGAGAATGCTAGAAGCTAGAGGGATTATTCCGATTGATTTCTCGCCTTTATTTCCTAATCATAAGTACCCAGGAGTATTAAAGCATAAAAAGGCATTAGAATGGTTCCTCTTAAACCTAAAATGTGGTAGAAAGGCAGATGTGTTGAGATGGCCTAGTTTAGAAACAATAGAATATGACGGTCATGAGGATATACCAGATATTCCAGTAAAGAATTATAAGAACGAATCGATAAGAAGCGATTTTGGTTATGGAGAGGAAATTAAAGAAGAAGAATTACTGAAGATTGCAAGGTATTGGAAGCATATTCGTTTGTTACATCCGGGATGGGTAATTACTCCTAGAAGTAATAGAAAAGATCTTTGGTTAGAAACAGATTGGGTAATTGATGAAATACTTAATAATATTCATAAGTTAACGGATGTGGATGCATTAATGCTTATATATGAATTGAATTGGAGGATTGAGACATCATTATTACCGATAGAGCCCAGATGGAAGAATAAAATGATTATAATTATTGAGAAATTTAATGAGATTTTTCAAACTAATTACCTGCATAGAAATCCAGAACAACTTAAGAATTTTAAGTCAAATCTGGATTCAAATATCGATTGGCAATTTCTCCAAAAATGTTGGGTTGAATTAATATTTTCAATCATAAGAGAAGCCAGATGTAATCATAATGTGGAAGAGTTTAACTGGTGGTTAAATACTACTAAAGATAGTGTGCAAATAAATTCTGAATGGATTTCAAGATGGTATTATGAACAGGCACTCTTTCATTTGTTTAAGCTAGATCAGGATGGTGTTAAGCGGATTTTAAAAGAATGGCCTAAAAATAAAAACACTCCTTTTTGGCAGGTTAAAAGGGCATCTATATTTGCCGAATTAGGTGAAATCATTGAAGCTGAAAGGGAGTGCGAAGAAGCGTTAGAAGAAATTCGCATACGATTACAGGCCAATAGAATAGACATCTCTTTACTTTCTCAAGAAGGCTGGACAATGTATTTACTAAGAATGATTAAACATGATGGCATGCGTTTCAAGGACCTTGGTGAGTATCGTGACAGATGGACGAAACTTTCACAATACAAATGTAGTCCTTTCCAAGAAATTGAGATTATGGATTCATTATTAAAAGATTCTGCTCCTGATTTGAAGAAAAAAGTGAACGAGGATTTTGATCCAGGGATAAAAACTTATCACTTTTCTTATGGCACTAATAATGAAAAAATACATCTATCTTTTGAATTTTTACGTTTGTTTGAAGAAGTTGCTATGCCTAAGAGGTGTCAGATTATAGCAGTCTTTAATAAATCTGTTATAAATGCTACCAAGTGGATAGATTTTGTTGCACCATTATTATCTATGAGCGCTTTAATTAGAACAGGCGATTCTAAAGCAATAAAGAATAAATTTACTAGGGCGTATATTGTTTCTTTAACTGATGAGAGAGTTGAATATTTCTATGAGTTATTTGTTCCTGCCCTCAAGCAAGCATTAAAGGGAATATCTCAGGGAGAGGATATTTACGGCTTTTCTCATAGACATTTCCCTAATTTGTTAGAAATCATTTCTAGAATATATTTTCGCTTTTCAAAAGAGAAAAAGGAAGAAATTTTTAGTTTAATGATTAAAATGTATAATTCTAAAGAAATTCAGAACTGTTACTCTTTACATTTTAATTTAAGGTCTATGTTTAAAAGAGTACTGTATGGCATGCACGATGAGGAAATATGTCAGCAATTCAACGACTTATTAGAACTTCCGATAATTGGAGAAAATGGTTTGGATGAGCGGATGGATTCAACATGGCTTGAACCGTTTCATTTTATAGAATGGGGTGAAAATTATAGGGTTTATAGACCGGATGAAATTTTGGGACAGGCTATTACAAGGTTAATAAAATTGGTTAGACATTCGTCTGTCACTACCAGGGATCGGGCAGTATTAAGACTATTTAAATTGTTCCAGATTCATGGACTAACTGAAGAGCAATGTGGAGAATTTGCTGATGCTTTATATACTAATGTTGATAATGAGACTGGATTACCTAAAACTTCAATTTTATATAATAGTAGCTTTTTACGTTTGCCTAAGAAAAATGAAGAGCAGGTTCAGCAAAATTATTATAATTGGATAATAGAACAAGATGTGCCATCTATTTTTGTAAAGGATGGTGTATATAATGGGGCAAGTAAATATAAAAAGTTCGTAAATGAATGGATTAATAGTGCCAATTCAATATTTTCAGATAAGGTGGATCCTGAAGATATAAATTACAGTGAAGAAGATTGTATGGAACTATTAAAAAAAATATTGGTTTGGTGGGATAGTGAGAGAAAAAATAGAATACTAGATGAAGATATGTTTCAAGGACATCCTATAACCGATATATATAATCTGACTTATCTAATGATTCATGTTATTTTTCCGAAATTAAAGGTTATTGATAATAGAACAAGGGAAAAAATAAGAAGTTTATTTGAAGAAATTGAAGAGAGGGGTATTATAATTACTCATATTCTTCCTTCAACTTTGCACTTAGAGATATATGAAACTAATTACATATATCAAAAATTAAAAAAGGAATTGGATTCGAATGATGAAGAGAAAGTAAAGTACTCTAGTCAAGGTTGCTTGTTCTGGATTATATATAACAACAGAAAAATTGCATCTGAAATCCCAATTATTCTCCTTTATAATTGGGTGAATAAAGTTTATAGCCGTAGGCAACCTGGGTTAGATCACATATTACAAGATATAGGAACATGTTTACTTTATGTCCCTAATGCATTAAATGAGATGCAGTGGGATTATATACTAGAGGGATTGGAATATTTAATTGAAGAAACTGATATAAACGTTATTATGCAAGAAAGTAAGTTTCAACTATTTTCAAGGGCGGAATATGCAAATTATAAACAATTATGTGTGAGACTGGCTGGTGTATCTTACAAGTCATTCGAGGAAAATGGGAAAAATATACCTGATATATTAATTAAGTGGAAGGATATATGTAATTCTGATAGTTTACCGGAAGTAAGAAAACATCTATATTTATTTTTGAATAGAACAGAATAG